A stretch of DNA from Thermodesulforhabdus norvegica:
AACCAGTTGGTGAGAAAAGGTCGGGAGAAGATCAAGGAAAAGTCGAAATCCCCTGCATTGCAGGGTGCTCCTCAAAAAAGGGGGGTCTGTGTAAGGGTGTACACCACGACACCCAAAAAACCTAATTCGGCTTTGCGTAAGGTGGCAAGAGTAAGACTTACCAACGGATACGAAGTTACGGCATATATTCCGGGTATCGGCCACAATCTGCAGGAACACTCTGTGGTGCTGATTCGAGGTGGTCGTGTAAAGGACCTGCCTGGCGTGAGGTATCACATAATTCGCGGTGCTCTTGATGCAAGCGGTGTGGCCGGCAGAAAGCAGGGCAGGTCTAAGTACGGCACCAAGAAACCGAAGTAAGTAGTGACAGGGGTCGAGAGGCCATGAATTATTTCAGAATTCATGGCCTCTCTTTTGCGCTCAAAAAAGGGGATTCGAGGGTAACATGCCAAGGCGTAGAGAAGTAAAAAAAAGAGATATTTTGCCCGATCCAAAATACAACAGCAAGCTTGTTGCCAAGTTTATCAACCATGTAATGCGCAAAGGTAAGAAGAGCTTGGCGGAGCGAATA
This window harbors:
- the rpsL gene encoding 30S ribosomal protein S12 — translated: MPTINQLVRKGREKIKEKSKSPALQGAPQKRGVCVRVYTTTPKKPNSALRKVARVRLTNGYEVTAYIPGIGHNLQEHSVVLIRGGRVKDLPGVRYHIIRGALDASGVAGRKQGRSKYGTKKPK